The stretch of DNA CCCATAAATGCAACATTGTTTATGGGTATATTTAAGTTGATTATTTTGTTAGATGAATTCAATGCAAGTGAATTGTATTGCATGcatcatgctatatatataagtgcTTATATTAATATAAGGTGGTCCATGTGCATGAATGTTTTTTCTGTAATGGGTTTTCCATGCGAATGAATAGTCAAGATTCAATTAATCTATTTAGTGCTAGCAGTCTTAGTCAATTTCTATTTGATCGATCAAACAACCTGTCTAGCTAGCCCattgcatctctctctccctctctcactcacaTGGAAATGATGAATGTACATTGTGGTTGACTTTGAgaactaaagaaaaatgtaCATGTTTGCAACAGTTGACATCAATGAAGAAGGCATCAAGTTTTGAGAAGAAGAGTTGAAGAATGTAGTTTTGAGATCATGAAGAAGGTCAGTAGCTTCCAAGGGATGCTCAAGGGTTGCTCAGGAAACTCTAGTTACCCTATATTGAAGATGGGAGGacacttataaaaaactatTGATTATTGTGGGGTATTAAGTAGTACTTAGACTAAACTATCATGAATTTCAATTTGAGTACTTTTCATTAATGTATGATGTCAGGGATGTTTAAACCATCTATATTTATTTCAATGATGATCAATTCATGATATTGTAATGCTTATTAGGAAATATAACTGATAAGATGTATCATGGGTTAAATTGATGTTGAAGTAGGCTGAATTGTATAAttgaaacaggaaaaaaatctCAATCCATTTCTGGCgagttaaaggaaaaaaattccaGAGAGGCTTATCATTTCCGACGAGTCTATCTCGTTGCAAATACTAGATATCGATGATGGAAATGCTTTTTACGGCAAAAGTGTCTCGCGGAAATAGCACCCTTTTCAGCAATTTTTAATCTGCAGTAAAAAAATTgcatataaaaaactaaaattgcGACGATTGTTTCTCTCCACAAATGCTATTTTCCAATGAGGAATATGGAGTCgcataaaatacttttttggcGTGTTTACATACTTATTTTGTCGACCGTTTGTTGTCGCAAATAATGTTTCAACTCGGTGCTTTCATTTTGcgttacaaatttttttttcactcgaCAATTGTGGTGCCTTTCTGATGATGTTAAATGAGCCGCTAATATTTATTTGTGGCGATTATTATACTTTTAGTGGCGATTGTTTATCGTCGAAAATATGCGTATTTCTTGTAGTGCTATTTAtagcaaacaaaacaaatttgaGTAGGACTGTACTAGACTGACTGTCGCCAATTGGAACCGGCTATCGGAGTCTAGAACCGGCTAAAACAGGTGGAGAATCGGTCGACCGATGGTAGAAAATTGTAGAAATTGACGTGGGCCTGGTCGATCTCGATTTAAACCATATGCAAACCACCGAACCGgccaatataatatatgtatatatatatatataattacatatatctTATGTATAATGACACCCCTTTTACTTGAGTGATTTAAAcgatatcattttataattatggtttagaaaaaaattaaaatgaaacgaCCTAGTttgatttaatttgatttaatatacCGAATGACATCATTTGCATTTAGGGTTTTATGACACCTCGTGCCCCCACCCtcccctccctcttcttctccctGTTCTCCCTAATATGTTGTAGTGAACATAGGAGACATAAAACATAGATATGCTTTTGTGTCAATGTACAATTTGACTAGCTTATTATGCGGAGAGTTGCCTCTTGAttaaattctcttttttttttttttaatctctaatTAAATGGGTAAAAGGGATGGTGGGTAGGTAGTATTACTCCCAAACTAATAGAGGTTTATGATCAACTAATGCtaaaaacattaaaagataaaatttttcttctgaGTCTCAAATATGTCTATTTTTATCGAGAATAGTGCTAGGCTACCGTCTAACAATGACTGTAGGGCGTGCCGCCTaacacaaatttttatttttattttttttctttttattttcatatttttttaacatatttaaatatttttttttaaaaaatacatgaagggTTAAAGTGAGGGGGCAAACTCAGGTGGCAtactagcatttctcttttatcaAACGGAGTAGTACTATTGTGTGGGGTTTCCACAACTTAGAactgtacaaattatttttcttataaaaaaaataaatttaaattccaACCAATCGGCcataggcatatatatatatatatatatatttatatatataggaaattaatggagatattatttatttttattcacgTTGCAAAACCTGGCCTTAGAAAGGGCATGAGCATATTAGCAACAAAAGTGCTTAACCATCGATCACAAGGTACAATATCAGCAAGAAATAAGTCAcacaaatcatatatatatatatatatatatatatatatatatagttcatgcATCATTTGCGCTTCAAGACGACAAAGAGTTGAACTTTTTCCTGCGATCTTGATTTCAAATCCTCAGAACAGTCGGAGAGTTTTTCAGTCATTTGTTGAAACATTTGATCAATAATCTCTGATCTGCTAAAGTGTTCGGTGAAGATGCCCTCCATGGCAGCCCTAACATGCATCATCCATGCCCGAATGTCAATTGGGCCTGACCCCAACCATGTTGCTGGGTTCGTTAACTCCATCCTTTCTATGCTAAAATACCCATTTCGCTTAACCAGCCCTGTCATCTCCTCAGGAGAGGCAGCATAAAATGGTATGTTGAAAGAGTCCACTTCATCTTCATTAACAAGTCCCTGTGACCAATATTTGCCATGTTAATTTGTATTACCCCATGCAACACGCTGCATGCATCCCAGCACATGATGATGTTTGAAacagtatgcatgcatgcactcaGGTAGATGAAGTCAAAATCGTGTTGCCTAATCATGATCAGTAATTCATTCGTCCTGTCCCGATGCATTTATCTTGATGCATTTacgtcttgtttgttttcagaaaacatctcatttcatttcatttcatcttatcttatctaatcattacaatttttctaattttcaatacaaaataaaataaacaattcaattttttcaaatctgaaaacaaaataatattaaaaaatatattttaacaatattttattcaactttttaactttaatcccaactcatctcatctcatctgcgaaaacaaatgagccttcaagaaatatataagaatgtgatttcatttttttccctttattgtAATTAAGCACGTATCTATGTATGTATTAATTGCAGAGCCTTACTTTATATATGATACTCAGAAAAATGGTTAGAAAATGATCTCTTCCACCCATATAATTTGGAGGCCAGGTTGAATGACTACTAGCATGCCAATTGGTGTACGTGTGTGTATTTGACGTGCATgacacattagattataaagttacttttattgtaaaataaatttaacatatcatataaagttacgaatttatttttgtgaaatcatGAATTAATATTAATCAGCTAATTTTATAGAAATGCATGAAggttcagagagagagagagagagagatcaagtGATGGCAAGAACATTAAATTACCTCTGTTGCCATATTCATCAGGattgaagaaataaaatcaaacattaTACCAGTGGGGATCTCAGAATAAGGCATTCCCGTAGGAATACCTGATAAGATCATTACCATCATCCCTCCAGGAACAAGTTCTTTTGCCCTAGCATTCAAAAAGTTCTCCACATCCATAGCAAATTGAGTTGAATAAGCATTCAACACTTCATGAGGGGCATTTGTATAATGAACTCTTCCCTTATTGCATATTGGAGAGTTCTTGTCACTCAACTCTTCAGGCAAAGCAGATAGCCATTGAAGTGCATAACAAGTATACACAAAATGGAGAGAGGATTCAGGAAATAACCGATTATGAAAAGAACCTGGCACACCTACTGCGAAGTATTGTCTTTCTGCTGGAAGAGCATTGAAGAGAGAATTGAAGTCGTTTGAGGCTTGGTCGTTAAAAAAGACTTGAAATTCTGGCAGTGGAGAAGTAGGGCATAAGGAATTGTGCTTGTGAACAATAGCTTCAATCAAGTCTTGCATTGCATTAAATGTATTTGGCCCCGTTGCACATCCCAAATCTGCTATACGAATTGTTTTCGAAGTAGACAAGAAGTTTAAGACATCAAGCTTCTCGGCAATTTCCTCgtcaatttttctcttttcaacaTTTGCTGATAGTCTCTGCGCTCAAATAGTACAGACAGAATTATTTTAAGGGTTCATTTGAGGACACAACTGTCATCaggtattttcagatatttttaaatattttatttctaaacatcattcaaacataaaacactttaatttcaatttcaaatcttaattttttttatctaatcactATCTAATCATTAgaacttttttaaacttccaaattAGACACAAAAAATgatacaatttttccaaaatttaaaataaaaattatattaaaaagttatattcaaacttttaactttataatatttttattcaattttttctcttgtttcctaaaactcaataaaattttttaactcaaactatttcactactattcacagatattctaatatattcttaatatccaaatagGCTGTAAATATATCTTTCCAACATTACTaactacaaaacaaaacaaaaaatgtatttgCTCAATGACTGAGTCGACTAAATTCTTTTGGCAAGtagatatgcaaaatcaattcAGAGTAATCCAATTAACGAGTTTACCAGCTGAATCCATAAGCTCActgcaagaaaattatttatttgtagtcAACTATTTCCtgtcaaaatgagtctgttttcgtCGTAAATAGTACATCgcaaatactattttttcttgtagtaaagGGACAAGCCCTTGATCTCCTTTGAGGTGTTATGTGAATTAAGTGCTTGCCCATTCGAAAGAGA from Juglans microcarpa x Juglans regia isolate MS1-56 chromosome 3S, Jm3101_v1.0, whole genome shotgun sequence encodes:
- the LOC121257156 gene encoding loganic acid O-methyltransferase-like, coding for MADQQLLRDHDHDFKVKSRLDVTKTVSEYSLPVNGGHDSCSYSKNSYYQRLSANVEKRKIDEEIAEKLDVLNFLSTSKTIRIADLGCATGPNTFNAMQDLIEAIVHKHNSLCPTSPLPEFQVFFNDQASNDFNSLFNALPAERQYFAVGVPGSFHNRLFPESSLHFVYTCYALQWLSALPEELSDKNSPICNKGRVHYTNAPHEVLNAYSTQFAMDVENFLNARAKELVPGGMMVMILSGIPTGMPYSEIPTGIMFDFISSILMNMATEGLVNEDEVDSFNIPFYAASPEEMTGLVKRNGYFSIERMELTNPATWLGSGPIDIRAWMMHVRAAMEGIFTEHFSRSEIIDQMFQQMTEKLSDCSEDLKSRSQEKVQLFVVLKRK